GAATTAATTAATGGTAAGAGATGGGAAATTGATGTATTTCATGGAGAAAATGAAGGGCTTGTTCTGGCAGAAATTGAATTGGAATCAATGAACGAAGAAATAGAAATTCCACGGTGGGTGAAGGAGGAAGTAACAGGCATTGCCAGTTACTACAATGCAAACTTGTTTAAAAATCCTTATAAAAAGTGGTAAATTTGCAATATTTAATTTTCCGCATTACAAATGAATTTGAAACAAACGAGTGCTGTCTGGGAGCAACTGGCAAAAGAAGATCCCTTGTGGGCGATTTGTACTGATCCGGAAAAAAGGGGAAATAAATGGGAGAAAAATGAGTTTTTGCAAGCCGGTTATGAAGAAGTAGAAATTATATTCAATCATTTATTTACCAATCATTTTCTGCCGTTCGACAGGGACAAAGCACTTGATTTCGGATGTGGAGCAGGACGCCTGACCCGTGCATTGACAAAATATTTTACAGAAGTGGTGGGCGTTGATGTTTCGAAAAGCATGCTGGAAAAGGCGATGGAATTAAATGCAGATATTTCTGAAAAAATTTCTTTTATTCATAATACCTCTTCCGACCTGAAAGTACTTAAATCCAATCAGTTCAGTTTTATTCTGTCAACCATTGTATTACAGCATATTCCGCCACAGAACAG
This portion of the Sphingobacteriales bacterium genome encodes:
- a CDS encoding class I SAM-dependent methyltransferase, with the translated sequence MNLKQTSAVWEQLAKEDPLWAICTDPEKRGNKWEKNEFLQAGYEEVEIIFNHLFTNHFLPFDRDKALDFGCGAGRLTRALTKYFTEVVGVDVSKSMLEKAMELNADISEKISFIHNTSSDLKVLKSNQFSFILSTIVLQHIPPQNSLLYIGEFVRLLKPGGILVFQIPVKRSRPLSFAKKIRSSLKIRKRLAKFGIGKDIHMEMFVVPEDDIKLQLSYPFIEILDIPETNHTEPDFNGKLKLNYHPELPPEYISKMFIVRKNLSASTIL